In Nostoc sp. CENA543, a single genomic region encodes these proteins:
- a CDS encoding ABC transporter substrate-binding protein, with amino-acid sequence MVKISAALALGLTTLATGFLMAACTTTNTTDGGNTNSTTSPTSSNTTGLKIGSLLPTTGDLASIGQQMAAAVPLLVDTVNACGGVNGQPVTLVAVDDQTDPKAGAAGMTKLATVDKVAGVVGSFASSVSTAAVSIAAQNNVMLISPGSTSPKFTELAQKGNFKGFWARTVPPDSYQGPALAELAIKKGYKRVSTVVINNDYGVGFEKAFVQAFEKLGGTVVNKSNPVRYDPKATTFETEATAAFAGKPDAVLGVFYVETGSLLLKSAYQQGLTNGVQIMLTDGMKSDEFPAQVGKAADGKFIVSGVIGTVPGSDGKALEAFTKLWQSKKGGSPGEFAPQAWDAAALLVLAAQAAKDNTGVGVSSKIREVSNAPGVEVTDVCEGLKLLKEGKDINYQGASGNVDVDANGDVVGVYDVWTVQDDGKLKVIDKVTPKQ; translated from the coding sequence ATGGTCAAAATTAGTGCTGCCCTTGCCCTGGGCTTAACTACCCTAGCCACTGGGTTCTTGATGGCGGCTTGTACAACCACCAATACTACTGATGGTGGAAACACCAACAGTACGACTAGTCCCACAAGCAGCAATACCACAGGATTAAAAATAGGTTCATTACTACCAACAACAGGGGATTTAGCATCAATTGGTCAGCAAATGGCTGCTGCTGTGCCTCTGCTAGTAGACACAGTTAACGCTTGTGGAGGTGTGAATGGTCAACCAGTCACATTGGTAGCAGTAGACGACCAAACCGACCCCAAAGCAGGCGCAGCCGGGATGACCAAACTAGCAACTGTAGATAAAGTTGCTGGTGTAGTTGGTTCGTTTGCTAGCAGTGTATCTACTGCGGCGGTGTCCATTGCTGCCCAAAATAACGTCATGCTGATTTCCCCTGGTAGCACTAGCCCCAAATTCACCGAATTGGCGCAAAAAGGCAATTTCAAAGGCTTTTGGGCGCGGACAGTTCCCCCCGATAGTTATCAAGGGCCAGCCTTAGCAGAACTCGCCATTAAAAAAGGTTATAAACGAGTTTCTACAGTAGTGATTAACAACGACTACGGAGTCGGTTTTGAAAAAGCCTTTGTTCAAGCTTTTGAAAAATTGGGTGGAACAGTCGTTAACAAAAGTAACCCTGTCCGTTATGACCCCAAAGCCACTACCTTTGAAACTGAAGCTACTGCGGCTTTTGCAGGGAAACCAGATGCTGTATTGGGTGTTTTTTACGTAGAGACAGGCAGTCTATTATTAAAATCAGCTTATCAGCAAGGTTTAACCAACGGCGTGCAAATCATGCTCACAGACGGCATGAAATCAGATGAATTTCCCGCACAAGTAGGTAAAGCCGCAGATGGTAAGTTCATCGTCTCTGGAGTCATCGGGACTGTCCCTGGTTCCGATGGTAAAGCCTTAGAAGCCTTCACAAAACTCTGGCAATCTAAAAAAGGTGGTTCACCAGGAGAATTTGCCCCCCAAGCCTGGGATGCAGCAGCCTTACTGGTATTGGCAGCCCAAGCCGCGAAAGATAATACAGGTGTTGGCGTTTCCAGTAAAATTAGAGAAGTATCTAATGCACCTGGTGTAGAAGTAACTGATGTTTGCGAAGGTTTGAAGTTACTCAAAGAAGGCAAAGATATTAACTATCAAGGTGCTAGCGGGAATGTGGATGTTGATGCTAACGGTGATGTCGTCGGTGTTTACGATGTCTGGACAGTACAGGACGATGGCAAATTGAAAGTAATTGATAAAGTAACTCCCAAGCAGTAG
- the crtB gene encoding 15-cis-phytoene synthase CrtB codes for MLQLPDSPPRMKTLVSVDESYKICRHLTAKYAKTFYLGTLLMSPAKRQAIWAIYAWCRRTDELVDGPGAAITTPETLDLWEQHLESIFAGIPVENYDVALVDTLQRFDIDIQPFRDMIAGQRMDLYRSRYETFEDLYLYCYRVAGTVGLMSTAVMEVDNTANTAPWSQRKPLYIPTEEAIALGIANQLTNILRDVGEDARRGRIYLPLEDLARFNYTEQDFFNCVVDDRWRALMRFQIERARQFYTKAEQGIAHLAPDARWPVWAASMLYGQILDVIERNDYNVFNQRAYVPQLQKLCTLPIAWMRSQVL; via the coding sequence ATGCTGCAACTGCCTGATTCCCCCCCGCGCATGAAAACGCTGGTCTCTGTAGACGAGTCCTACAAAATTTGTCGGCATCTCACAGCCAAGTACGCCAAAACCTTCTACTTGGGTACTTTGTTGATGAGTCCGGCAAAACGTCAAGCTATCTGGGCAATTTATGCTTGGTGCCGTCGTACCGATGAACTAGTAGACGGCCCCGGTGCTGCCATTACGACACCAGAAACTTTAGACCTCTGGGAGCAACATTTAGAGTCTATTTTTGCGGGTATTCCCGTAGAAAACTATGATGTTGCCTTGGTCGATACCCTGCAACGTTTTGACATAGACATTCAGCCCTTTCGGGATATGATTGCTGGTCAGCGTATGGACTTATACCGTAGTCGTTATGAAACCTTTGAGGACTTATACCTCTACTGTTATCGCGTTGCTGGCACAGTCGGCTTGATGTCAACCGCCGTTATGGAAGTAGACAACACCGCAAATACAGCTCCGTGGTCTCAGCGTAAACCACTTTATATTCCCACAGAAGAAGCGATCGCCCTGGGAATTGCCAACCAACTCACAAACATATTGCGGGATGTCGGCGAAGATGCCAGGCGAGGACGCATCTATCTTCCCTTAGAAGACCTAGCCAGATTCAACTACACCGAACAAGACTTCTTTAACTGTGTAGTTGATGACCGTTGGCGGGCGTTGATGCGCTTCCAAATCGAACGGGCGCGACAGTTCTACACCAAAGCCGAACAGGGCATCGCCCACCTAGCCCCGGATGCACGCTGGCCTGTATGGGCAGCCTCCATGCTCTACGGGCAAATCTTAGATGTCATCGAACGCAACGATTACAACGTCTTCAATCAGCGTGCCTACGTCCCGCAATTGCAAAAGTTATGCACCCTACCCATAGCTTGGATGCGATCGCAAGTCCTATAA
- the pds gene encoding 15-cis-phytoene desaturase yields the protein MRVAIAGAGLAGLSCAKYLTDAGHTPIVLESRDVLGGLVAAWKDSDGDWYETGLHAFFGAYPNMLQLLKELGIEDRLQWKEHTLIFNQPDKPGTYSRFDVPDIPSPFNVIASILRNNDMLTWGQKLRFAVGLTPAVVRGQKYVEEMDKYSFKEWLERQGIDERVSTDVFIAASKALTFINPEEVSATILLTALNRFLQERYGSKIAFLDGSPTERLCAPIVDHITAGGGEVRLNAPLKEIVLNEDGSVKHFVIRGINGAADYIETADCYVVATSVDVAKVILPKPWQQMEYFQKLEGLEGVPVINLHLWFDRKLTDIDQLLFSRSPLLSVYADMSNTCREYANPDRSMLELVLAPAKDWISKSDEEIVAATIAELEKLFPNHFGGENPAKLLKSHVVKTPRSVYKATPGRQQYRPSQKTPIANFFLAGSYTMQRYLGSMEGAVLSGKLTAQAICESLPVANASNLQTLTRPPATNAATA from the coding sequence ATGCGAGTAGCGATCGCGGGTGCTGGTTTAGCAGGACTTTCCTGCGCGAAATATCTCACAGACGCAGGTCACACTCCCATTGTCTTGGAAAGCCGGGACGTATTGGGTGGTCTTGTCGCGGCGTGGAAAGACTCAGACGGCGACTGGTATGAAACTGGATTACACGCCTTCTTCGGTGCATACCCCAATATGCTCCAGTTACTTAAGGAGTTAGGTATTGAAGACCGACTCCAATGGAAAGAACATACACTGATTTTTAACCAACCAGATAAGCCAGGAACATACTCCCGGTTTGATGTTCCCGATATTCCCTCCCCCTTCAACGTCATTGCGTCCATTCTCCGCAACAACGATATGTTGACCTGGGGACAAAAACTGCGCTTCGCCGTCGGCTTAACTCCAGCCGTGGTCAGAGGTCAAAAGTATGTAGAGGAGATGGACAAGTACAGTTTCAAAGAATGGTTAGAAAGACAGGGAATTGATGAGCGAGTTTCCACCGATGTGTTTATCGCCGCATCGAAAGCACTCACCTTTATCAATCCTGAAGAAGTTTCTGCCACCATCCTCTTAACTGCGCTCAATCGCTTTCTACAAGAAAGATACGGCTCGAAAATAGCATTTTTGGATGGTTCACCCACAGAAAGGCTATGCGCTCCCATCGTAGACCATATCACCGCAGGCGGCGGGGAAGTGCGTCTCAATGCACCACTCAAAGAAATTGTTCTCAATGAAGATGGGAGTGTTAAGCACTTCGTGATTCGGGGAATCAATGGTGCAGCTGATTATATAGAAACCGCCGATTGCTACGTTGTCGCCACATCAGTAGATGTCGCCAAAGTGATATTACCCAAACCTTGGCAGCAAATGGAGTATTTCCAGAAGCTAGAAGGTTTAGAAGGAGTGCCGGTAATTAACTTGCACTTATGGTTTGACCGAAAATTAACAGATATCGATCAGTTATTATTTTCGCGATCGCCCCTCCTCAGCGTTTATGCTGATATGAGTAACACTTGTCGCGAATATGCTAATCCTGATCGCTCCATGCTGGAATTAGTTCTAGCACCGGCTAAAGATTGGATTAGTAAATCCGATGAGGAAATAGTTGCTGCCACAATTGCAGAACTAGAAAAACTCTTCCCCAATCATTTTGGAGGAGAAAACCCAGCCAAGTTGCTGAAATCTCATGTAGTGAAAACGCCGCGTTCAGTTTACAAAGCGACCCCTGGTCGTCAACAGTACCGTCCCTCCCAAAAAACTCCTATCGCTAACTTCTTTTTAGCAGGGAGTTACACCATGCAACGCTACTTAGGCAGTATGGAAGGAGCTGTACTTTCTGGTAAGCTAACAGCGCAGGCGATCTGCGAATCACTGCCAGTGGCTAATGCCTCTAACCTGCAAACGCTAACCCGACCGCCTGCAACGAATGCTGCAACTGCCTGA
- the nagZ gene encoding beta-N-acetylhexosaminidase, with translation MSASQQLASFGHHLIVGVSGTTLSDEDKRALSELKPVGVIFFAKNFRDGVPYDVWLQSFRELHQQIREYTERDLMFFTLDHEGGRVVRTPLPITRFPHAVLLRSHSQEVAKATGIELKSLGINLSWSPVADIYSNPQNPVIGFRAFNNTPATTAEAVCEYYQGLKASGIVGSAKHFPGHGDTSKDSHLELPVLNLSLEDLRQRELIPFKALIEAQIPIMMTAHILFPQIDPDWPATLSAAILKNILREELGFGGVVVSDDLDMKAVSDMFMQQGTVARAFNAGCDLFIVSRNIHSSSMERTYQIAADFAEALNQGSLAESVVVAARNRIEKLLATTPQYDVEMLDQKIFLQHAELAIACTF, from the coding sequence ATGTCAGCTTCTCAACAGCTAGCGAGTTTTGGACATCACCTGATTGTTGGTGTTTCTGGTACTACTTTAAGTGATGAGGATAAGCGCGCTCTCAGTGAACTAAAGCCTGTGGGGGTGATATTCTTTGCGAAAAACTTCCGAGATGGTGTCCCCTATGATGTGTGGCTGCAAAGTTTTCGGGAGTTGCACCAGCAAATTAGGGAATATACTGAACGTGATTTGATGTTTTTTACATTGGATCATGAGGGTGGGCGAGTTGTGCGGACACCTTTACCAATCACCAGATTTCCCCATGCGGTGTTGTTGCGATCGCACTCTCAAGAAGTAGCTAAGGCTACAGGCATTGAATTAAAATCTTTGGGAATTAATTTATCTTGGTCTCCTGTGGCGGATATTTATTCTAATCCCCAAAATCCGGTGATTGGATTTCGCGCCTTTAATAACACTCCCGCAACTACGGCTGAAGCTGTCTGTGAATATTATCAAGGACTCAAAGCATCGGGCATTGTCGGTTCTGCCAAGCATTTTCCGGGACATGGCGACACTAGTAAAGATTCCCATCTAGAATTACCTGTTCTCAATCTCTCTTTGGAAGATTTACGTCAACGGGAATTGATACCGTTTAAGGCTTTAATTGAGGCGCAAATCCCAATTATGATGACGGCGCATATTCTTTTTCCGCAAATCGACCCTGATTGGCCTGCGACTCTCTCAGCAGCTATTCTCAAAAATATCCTGCGGGAAGAGTTGGGATTTGGGGGTGTGGTTGTATCTGATGATTTAGATATGAAAGCTGTTTCTGATATGTTTATGCAACAGGGAACAGTGGCGCGTGCTTTTAATGCTGGATGTGATTTATTTATTGTGTCCCGCAATATTCATTCATCATCAATGGAACGGACTTATCAAATTGCGGCTGATTTTGCTGAGGCGTTAAATCAAGGTAGCTTGGCTGAGTCTGTGGTGGTAGCGGCTAGAAATAGAATTGAGAAGTTATTAGCAACTACACCACAGTATGATGTAGAGATGTTAGATCAAAAAATATTTTTACAACACGCAGAATTAGCGATCGCCTGTACTTTTTAG
- a CDS encoding KTSC domain-containing protein, giving the protein MKLSKVDLSSLVAIAHTDGHLQLLLDRGDELEVIEIPAPIQAFEGLQELNEIVAQTATLPFEVEPIAMLPVSSSMASAVGYCSDEQILQVEFQNGAIYQYSGVEPETWQELQSSDSLGRFYNQEIKGKYDCDRIDDLYDLDKC; this is encoded by the coding sequence ATGAAGCTATCTAAAGTAGACTTGAGTAGTTTAGTTGCGATCGCACATACTGATGGACATTTACAGCTATTACTCGACCGAGGCGATGAGTTAGAGGTTATAGAAATTCCTGCACCAATTCAAGCCTTTGAAGGATTGCAAGAACTCAATGAAATCGTGGCACAAACAGCTACATTACCTTTTGAAGTAGAACCAATTGCGATGCTTCCGGTGAGTTCATCAATGGCTAGTGCTGTCGGCTATTGTAGTGATGAACAAATATTGCAAGTTGAGTTTCAAAACGGTGCAATCTATCAATATTCAGGAGTAGAACCAGAAACTTGGCAAGAATTACAATCATCCGATTCCCTTGGCAGATTTTACAACCAAGAGATTAAAGGAAAATATGATTGCGATCGCATAGATGACCTCTATGATTTAGATAAATGTTAG
- a CDS encoding RimK family alpha-L-glutamate ligase, protein MNILILGKPQDVHAVAIHQAITAAGATADYLDTSLFPKYLKLSWQPGTTNGCLRLPSGKLLKITDIYSVYWRAFSGVNVPSLPDEHQQRIATNDAMGALRSLMQACPARWVNSWQAYELHKEKPLQLSMVKNVGVKIPKTLISNDQDEIIQFTNSLEKAIFKPVYGGAHTKPVTPEHLEPKRLELALRLAPVTIQEYIPGTNIRTYVIGDAIYSAEIRSSHLDFREDREAELIPVELPASVQQQCLAITKALMLDWTAIDWRLKPNGEYVFLEANPSPMFLHFENQTGFPITQKLVQLLMQ, encoded by the coding sequence ATGAATATTTTAATTTTAGGCAAACCTCAAGATGTCCATGCAGTTGCTATTCATCAGGCGATTACCGCAGCAGGTGCAACAGCCGATTATTTAGACACATCTCTTTTTCCCAAATATTTAAAACTATCTTGGCAGCCAGGGACAACAAATGGCTGTTTGAGATTACCTTCTGGAAAGTTATTAAAAATTACGGATATATATAGTGTTTATTGGCGAGCTTTTTCTGGGGTAAATGTACCATCATTACCAGATGAGCATCAGCAGAGAATTGCTACTAATGATGCGATGGGTGCATTGCGATCGCTCATGCAAGCTTGTCCGGCTCGTTGGGTGAATTCTTGGCAAGCCTACGAACTACATAAAGAAAAACCGCTACAATTAAGTATGGTCAAAAATGTCGGGGTAAAAATTCCCAAGACGTTGATTAGTAATGACCAAGACGAAATTATTCAATTTACTAATTCTTTAGAAAAAGCTATCTTTAAACCAGTCTATGGTGGCGCACATACTAAACCCGTCACGCCAGAACATTTAGAACCAAAAAGATTAGAATTGGCTTTACGCCTTGCGCCAGTGACAATCCAAGAATATATCCCTGGGACTAATATTCGGACTTATGTAATTGGTGATGCAATTTATAGCGCAGAAATCCGTTCTAGTCATTTAGATTTTCGAGAAGATAGGGAAGCAGAGTTAATTCCTGTAGAGTTACCTGCTTCAGTTCAGCAACAATGTTTAGCTATTACTAAAGCACTAATGCTAGACTGGACAGCTATAGATTGGCGTTTAAAACCCAATGGCGAATATGTTTTTCTCGAAGCCAATCCAAGTCCCATGTTTTTACATTTTGAAAATCAAACAGGGTTTCCCATTACGCAAAAATTAGTGCAGTTGTTAATGCAGTAA
- a CDS encoding DUF3181 family protein, with protein sequence MAKTNTTELLEALAAEIGDNIYIDIAKWHLYLSNAKLHTVVAEQLYPLITSKAVTEDQVIQVLESISVKIGGGRRELPLIDLLPLQCQVNLVDILERYQREM encoded by the coding sequence ATGGCTAAGACTAATACCACAGAATTACTAGAAGCCCTAGCAGCCGAAATCGGCGACAATATTTATATAGATATTGCTAAATGGCATCTTTATTTATCTAACGCCAAGTTACACACTGTAGTAGCTGAACAGTTATATCCTCTAATTACCTCTAAAGCGGTGACTGAAGACCAAGTTATACAGGTATTAGAATCTATTTCAGTTAAAATTGGTGGTGGTCGAAGAGAACTACCTTTGATAGATTTACTACCTCTGCAATGTCAAGTTAACTTAGTAGATATTTTAGAGAGATATCAACGCGAGATGTAG
- a CDS encoding acetyltransferase: MFLQLKNTTDLIKVLDIQELIDPNLEIVHGQDQEGQEEQEPDTFKKANLVFPSGESLPRCWIDANYRMAV, from the coding sequence ATGTTTTTACAACTTAAAAATACCACTGATTTAATCAAAGTCCTTGATATCCAAGAGTTAATTGATCCCAACTTAGAAATAGTTCATGGTCAAGACCAAGAAGGTCAAGAGGAACAAGAACCTGATACATTCAAAAAAGCCAATCTGGTTTTTCCCTCCGGTGAAAGTTTACCACGCTGTTGGATAGATGCGAATTACAGAATGGCTGTGTAA
- a CDS encoding ABA4-like family protein — protein sequence MDITQLFNVANVFVLPFWALMILLPNWKVTRRVMESYIPFLPLAGAYLYLFITSITPENAQALSNPQLADIAKFFADEKAAATGWIHFLVMDLFVGRFIYWEGQKTGIWTIHSLILCLFAGPLGVLSHIFTVWITKVISPQTESKLSAES from the coding sequence ATGGACATCACGCAATTATTCAACGTTGCTAATGTTTTCGTCTTGCCTTTTTGGGCATTAATGATTCTTCTCCCTAACTGGAAAGTCACACGGCGAGTCATGGAATCATACATTCCATTTTTACCGTTAGCTGGGGCATATTTGTATTTATTTATTACCAGTATTACCCCAGAAAATGCCCAAGCTTTATCTAATCCACAACTTGCCGATATTGCAAAATTCTTCGCAGACGAAAAAGCTGCGGCTACAGGTTGGATTCATTTTTTAGTAATGGATTTATTTGTAGGGAGATTTATCTATTGGGAAGGACAAAAAACTGGAATTTGGACAATTCACTCACTAATACTCTGTCTATTTGCAGGCCCTTTAGGAGTTCTATCCCACATTTTCACAGTTTGGATTACTAAAGTAATTTCACCCCAAACCGAATCTAAATTAAGTGCTGAGTCTTAG
- the cobW gene encoding cobalamin biosynthesis protein CobW has protein sequence MATKIPVTVITGFLGSGKTSLIRHLLQNNQGRRIAVLVNEFGELGIDGELLKSCQICPEDEADGNNIFELTNGCLCCTVQEEFYPTMQELIKRRDSIDCIVIETSGLALPKPLVKAFRWQEIRNAATVDAVVTVVDCAAVAAGTFASDLDAIAAQRQADDSLEHETPLQELFEDQLACADLVVLSKTDLVDADTKTQVESLVKQELPRVVKIVESDRGQLDPSILLGWQAAVEDNLDSRPSHHDTEEDHDHDDEINSTHVILDRTFDPEKLQQQLESLVNQQEIYRIKGFVSVPNKPMRLVLQGVGNRFEKFYDRPWQATEARQTRLVFIGRDLNSKEIESQLLQES, from the coding sequence ATTCGCCACCTCCTGCAAAATAACCAAGGTCGCCGCATTGCTGTATTAGTCAATGAGTTTGGCGAACTGGGTATTGATGGCGAGTTGTTGAAATCCTGTCAAATTTGCCCTGAAGATGAAGCTGATGGGAATAATATTTTTGAATTAACGAATGGCTGTCTGTGCTGCACTGTGCAAGAGGAGTTTTATCCGACAATGCAAGAGTTAATCAAACGCCGCGACAGCATTGATTGTATTGTGATTGAAACTTCTGGGTTAGCTTTACCTAAACCTTTGGTGAAAGCTTTTCGCTGGCAAGAAATCCGCAATGCCGCCACAGTAGACGCAGTGGTGACAGTGGTAGATTGTGCGGCTGTGGCTGCTGGGACGTTCGCCAGTGATTTGGATGCGATCGCCGCCCAACGTCAAGCCGATGATAGTCTAGAACATGAAACACCATTACAAGAACTATTTGAAGACCAGTTAGCCTGTGCAGATTTGGTAGTTTTAAGCAAAACTGATTTAGTGGATGCAGACACAAAAACACAAGTTGAGTCATTAGTCAAGCAAGAATTACCACGAGTCGTGAAAATTGTGGAGAGCGATCGCGGTCAACTCGACCCATCTATATTATTAGGATGGCAAGCTGCCGTTGAAGATAATTTAGATAGTCGTCCCAGTCACCACGACACCGAAGAAGACCATGACCACGACGACGAAATCAACTCTACACACGTCATTTTAGACCGGACTTTTGACCCAGAAAAACTGCAACAACAATTAGAATCATTAGTAAATCAACAAGAAATTTACCGTATTAAAGGCTTTGTCTCCGTACCGAACAAACCCATGCGTTTAGTATTGCAAGGCGTAGGCAACCGCTTTGAAAAGTTTTATGATCGTCCTTGGCAAGCCACAGAAGCTAGACAAACCCGTTTAGTATTTATTGGGCGTGATTTAAACTCAAAAGAGATAGAATCACAATTGTTACAGGAGTCCTAA